In a genomic window of Lates calcarifer isolate ASB-BC8 unplaced genomic scaffold, TLL_Latcal_v3 _unitig_314_quiver_1363, whole genome shotgun sequence:
- the LOC108894361 gene encoding pyroglutamyl-peptidase 1, whose protein sequence is MDNSKRTVVVTGFGPFGEHTVNASWVAVQELKKLGLGSEVDLHVYEVPVEYQTVQSLVPSLWKQYHPLLVVHVGVSGMATTVTLEKCGRNHGYKGLDNSSFCPDSQCCIVGGPDCIDSVIDMESVCKRVTASGLGVAVSVSKDAGRYLCDFTYYTSLYLSHGRSAFIHVPPLGKPYSGEDLGRALKAIVQEMLELLDQAEEKIHCQQHFH, encoded by the exons GTTTTGGGCCTTTTGGAGAGCACACGGTCAATGCCAGCTGGGTAGCAGTACAG GAACTGAAGAAACTCGGACTGGGCAGTGAAGTGGACTTGCACGTGTACGAGGTTCCTGTTGAGTACCAGACAGTGCAGAGTTTGGTTCCTTCTCTATGGAAGCAGTATCATCCACTG TTGGTTGTTCATGTCGGAGTCTCAGGTATGGCCACCACTGTCACGCTGGAGAAGTGTGGCAGAAATCACGGCTACAAGGGTCTGGACAACAGCAGTTTCTGTCCTGATTCGcagtgttgcattgtgggaggCCCAGACTGCATCGACTCAGTTATTGACATGGAATCAGTCTGCAAGAGAGTGACTGCCTCGGGGCTGGGGgtagctgtgtctgtctccaaaGATGCTGGAAG atATCTCTGTGATTTCACCTACTACACGTCTCTGTACCTGAGCCACGGTCGCTCTGCCTTCATCCACGTGCCTCCTCTCGGAAAGCCTTACAGTGGGGAAGACCTGGGTCGTGCGCTGAAGGCCATCGTCCAGGAGATGCTGGAGCTTCTGGACCAGGCCGAGGAGAAGATACACTGCCAGCAGCACTTCCACTAA